The following DNA comes from Riemerella anatipestifer ATCC 11845 = DSM 15868.
ATATAACCATGAACACCAACTTTGCTTTTCTAAAAAACGAATTTAAAGACCTCTATGAGCATAGTAAAAGTGCGGAGCAAAACACCTTTACTCAGCCTAGATTTTGTTTAATTTCTTGTCGCATTACGCTAGAGAAAGCAATGCATTGGCTTTATGATAACGATGAGGATTTGCACTTGCCTTACCAAAAGAATTTGGCGGCACTCATGTATGCAGACGATTTTAAAAACATCGTAAAGCCCTCTATGTTTAGAGAGTTGGTGTACATTCAAAAAATAGGTAATAGGGCGGCACATGGCGAAAAAGTAACCGCAATGGAAGCCTTACAAGGGCTGAAGAATTTGTTTCGTTTTCTTTCTTGGGTTAGCAAATATTATAGCCAAGAAGACCCAGAAATTCCCCCTTTTGAGGAACGCTACATTCCTTACGATACACCTAGGGAAACGGAAGCCCAAGTTATACAAGATTTAGAGAATAAAAGCCGAGCAGTCTTAGAAAAAGAAGAAGCTCTGATAAGAGAACGCCAACTGCTAGAGCAAGAAAGGAAAGACCTAAGGAAAGAGCGAGAGGCTTATCTAAAACTGATGACCGAGCGTAAGCAGGAAAGAACCGAAACTTACCAGAATGTGGAGGCGGTGCCAGAACTTACTTCCGAAAAAGAGACTCGCCGTTTGCTTATAGACCTTATGCTGAAAGAAGCAGGTTGGGGAAATTTACAAAAAGGTATCAATACAGAATATCCTGTGGAGGGGATGCCTGCTAGTACCAACCCATCGGGTAAGGGTTTTGTAGATTATGTCTTGTGGGATGATAACGGTAAACCATTGGCTGTGATAGAAGCGAAAAAAGCCAGCTATGATGCTGCCAACGGAAAACACCAAGCCAGCCTTTACGCCGATGCTCTTGAAAGGAAATTTGGGCAACGCCCTCTGATTTTCTATACCAATGGTTATGAGGTTTATTTTTGGGACGATACTTTCTACACGCCACGCAGGGTGTATGGTTTCTTTAATAAAAAAGAATTACAAACTCTTATCAAACGAAGAAAGGAGCGTAGCGATATTCGTCAGTTTCAGATAAATCAGAATATTGCGGGTCGTCCGTATCAGCTCCAAGCTATCCAAAGAGTGGCAGAAACTTTGGTGGGAGAACACAGAGGCAATCTAAGAGGTAAAAGCCGAAAGGCACTCCTAGTGATGGCTACAGGAAGCGGAAAAACCCGTACTTCTGCCGCTATGGTAGATATGTTTACCAAGTGCAATTGGGCAAAACGGATTCTGTTTTTGGCAGATAGGAACGCATTGGTTACACAGGCAAAAAATGCATTTAAGGAACATTTGCCACACCTTTCAGCCATAGATTTAACACAAGATAAAGATGATGGTACGGCTCGTGTGGTATTTTCCACTTACCCTACTATGATGAACCGTATAGACCAAATAACAAGCAACGGCGAAAGACAGTTTAGCATCGGACATTTCGATGTGATTATCATTGACGAAGCCCATCGTTCGGTCTATCAAAAATACCAAGCGATTTTTGATTATTTTGATGCCATACTTATTGGGCTCACAGCAACGCCTAAAAAGGATATTGATAGAAACACCTATCAGCTTTTTGAGATAGAAGACGATAATCCCACCTTTGCTTACGAGCTAGACACCGCTGTGAAAGAAGGCTTTTTAGTACCACCTAAGGCTTTGTCTGTTCCCGTGAAATATGTGAGAGAAGGGATAAAATACAAAGAGCTAAACGAGAAAGATAAAGCAGAAATAGAAACTCTTTTTGGGCTAGATAGCGAAGAGAATGAAGATTTTGAAATTAGCAAAAATAAGATTAACTCATCACTTTTTAATACCGATACAGTAGATAAAGTATTGTCCTACCTTATGGAGAAAGGGTTAAAGGTAGAGTCTGGTGATAAGCTAGGGAAAACTATTATTTTCGCTAAAAATCATAATCACGCTGTTTTTATAGAGGAACGATTTAATAAAATGTACCCTGAATACGGAGGAACTTTTCTGCGTGTGATTGATAACTACGAGGATAAAGCCCAAAACCTATTAGAGAATTTTTGCTTTGATAAAGGCGAAGAAAAAGATCCTCAAATTGCGGTTTCGGTGGATATGATGGATACTGGAGTAGATGCTCCAAGGGTATTGAATTTGGTCTTCTTTAAAGAAGTGAAATCCTTTGCTAAATTTTGGCAAATGATAGGGCGAGGCACTAGAAAATGCCCTGATATTTTCGGTAAAGACCAAGATAAAGAGTTTTTCTTAATCTTTGACATCTGTGGTAATTTTGAATATTTTGACGAATTCCCAGATGGTTATCAGCCTAGCCAAACTCAATCTTTGCAATCCCGATTGTTTGACATACAGTTAGATATTGTGTTTCACCTGCAACAACAATCAGAAAAAACATTATCTGCTTTGGCTTTAGAACAAGAGTATTTGCAACAGTTGCAAGCTAAGGTTCAGCAATTAGACGAACAGCGTTTTGAGGTAAGGAAGCATTGGGAAATGGTCCGAAAGTATAAAGAGGCTTCTGCTTGGGTTCAGCTATCTCGTTCGGCACTGCTAGAGCTTTACGGTATAAGCCATCTAGTTTCCTATACTGAGGATAAAGATGAAATGGCTAAAAAGTTTGATTTATTACTTTTTAATCTCAATCTAGCGTTGGTTACTTCGGACAAAAAACAAAAAAACTACATTGCCAATGTAATGAATTTTGGACAATTACTAGGCAAAAAACTTAATATCCCAATTGTAAAACAAAGAGAGGGAATTATAAAAGACATCCAGACCGATGCTTTTTGGCATTCGGTAGATTTGGCTACCGTAGAGCAGATTCGTACCGAACTGAGGGAAGTGGTTAAAGTACTTAGAGATGAGGATAAAGAAAAACCTATCTACACCACTATTGAAGATGAACTAAATGTGAATGAGGTAAGAGAAATGGATTTGCTAGAAAACTACACTTCTCTACAAAGCTATAAAGACCGTGTGGAACATTTTATTAGGAAAAATAAGCACCATTTGGTTATTGATAAACTTTACAAAAACATTCCGATTACGCCTAGCGAACTAAAGTCTTTGGAGGATTTCTTGGTACATCAAAAATTCAATCTCAGCGATATAGAAAAAGAGTATGAAACAAAGTCTTTAGGGCTTTTCATTCGTAAAGTTTTAGGGTTAGACATACAAGCAGCTAATGCCCACTTTGCTCGGTTTATACAAGAAGAAAACTTAACTGCCGACCAAATGTTGTTTGTAGAAAAAATCATTCATTACCTTAACAAAAACGGAATTTTAGATAAACAAATGCTTACCAAACCTCCGTTTAACGACCAATATGATAACGGCATTTTAGGTGTTTTTGAGGAGAAAACACAGGTAATGAAGATTATAGGTCTAGTAGATGAGATCTCCAAAAATGCAGGAGTAGCATAGGACTTTTAGTTTTTTATTGATGAGAAGGAGAGGTGTCGCTCTATAACAAAACACCTCTCGTTAGCCTACTCAATATTTCTTCTTAGTTTTGTTATATAAATTTCTGTGAGCACAGGGAAATGGTCATACGGATATTGTCCGTAGAACTGATTGGACAGGATTTGGTATTGTAAAACCTCCGTGTCTTTTGGAACGAATATATAATCTATCCTAGGTGATTGCCCTACTTTTTTGCCAAACGCCTGAAAAGTTCCGTTGTTAAGTAATGTTTTTTTGGCTAGTGTAGAGGCTTCAGCTAGGGGAGGTAATACCTGTTGCAATAGCTCTTGATTGCTAAAAGTGGTGTTGAAGTCTCCCATGACTAAAGTGTAGATATTTTGCTCTCTATCTTTGTTAATATATTCTTGAATTAAGGCAAGGCTATTTTTCCTAGACAACTCACTCTCATGGTCAAAATGTAGGTTATATATCTTTAGAGTTGATTTGGAAATGTTGTCTTTTAGCATTACCCAAGAGCAAATCCTATTAAGATTTGCTCCCCAAGCTTTGGAAATTTTGTTAGGGGTTGGTGAAAGCCAAAAGGTTCCAGAGTCTAACAATTCAAACCTATTTTTATTAAAAAATAGAGGACAAGCTTCCCCTTGGTTTTCGCTATCTCTTCCTAGGCTGTAGGAGTTGTAGCTAGGTAGAATTGTTTTCAAATCAAGATATTGATTTGGTAATACCTCCTGAAATCCAATGATATCAGGAATATAAAACTCTAATAGGTTTTTAGTATTTAATATTCTATTACGCCATACATTCAGTCCGTCATCAGGGTTATCATATCTGATATTAAAGGTCATTAGTTTTAGATTTTGGCTCGAATAGAAAGAGCTAAAGAGTAAAACCCAAGCTAAGAATAAATTAGTGATGATTGTTTTCATGTTGCATGTTAAGAGCTTTTAATATTTTATAAAAAACATCAGTGTTATCCATAAATCCAGTGAATTGTTCGGCTCCAGGACCATAGGCAAATACTATTGTAGGTAGAGCTGTGTGATCCATCGTGGCAAATTGTCCAAATATTTTATTTTGTTTAGGGTTGCCTCCAAGTAATGTAAGTCCTCCTGTTTCGTGGTCTCCTACTACTACAACTAGAGTTTCTTCATTTTCATCAGCAAATTTCAATGCTGAACCTACAATATTATCCATCTCTTGCAGTTCAGACACAGCATAAGGAAGGTCTCGCCAATGCCCACCAACATCTGTTTGACTGGCTTCTATTAAAAAGAAAAAACCTTGTTTGTTTTTGTTTAATTTGTTTAAGAAAAGAGAGTAGGCTTGTTGTAGCCAGTTGTTTCTCTTGTCTAGTTTCATTTTTTCTGCTGTTTGGTCAAGTATCAAAGTCTTTTTTGAGTGAGATAAATCACAGTCTAGCGATTTTGCTATTTTGATACCTTGATTTTTTAGGTGATTTTCTATCTCTTCTGACCATCCTGAAAACGGTGAACCTGCTAGATATTTCAGCTTAGAAGTTGGGAAAAATGAAATGATTTTGGTGTGGTCATTACGGTTAGTAGTATGGGCGTAGAAATCTGCAGGAGTAGCATCGGTTACCTCTGCTGTTGTTACCACGGCACTTACTTTGCCATATTTATCAAGAATATCTGGTAATAGTTCTAGGGGATTTCCTTTTTTATCTACTCCAACATAGGCATTATTAGTTTTAACCCCACTAGAAAAAGCCGTAGAGCCAGGTGCAGAATCTGTGATAAAAGAGTCTGCTGATGAAGTGTTTACTACCCCAGAATAAGGCATTTTGAAGATGTTCAGATTGTTACCATTGGCGGTATATGCAGCGTATAGCTGTGGTAAAGAGACGCCATCTGGTATAAAAAGCAAAATATTTTTTGCCTTTTTTTTATCAAAGTTTTTGTATTTGGGCTGATAGGGTTGGTGGGAAACTTTGGAAGTATAGCTACTTTTGGCTAGTCGTTCAAGAACTTCTGCTAGGGCTTTAGGTTGGTCCGTTGAAATATAATCTACATTATATACCATTAGTGTATGCCACGCATTGATTTCATCTGGGCTTCCCCAAAATCTAATAGGTTTTCCTAAGGAGTGAACTTTGTCTATAGTCTCAAGAATAGTTTGTTTCTCTCTAGCTTTGGGATAGCCTTTGCCATTCCATTGAGTGTACTTCTTGAAATCATCACTAATTATTGCAATTTTTGCTAGTTCGTTTTGGGAATATCTTTCACCAATTCTCCCATCAAACATTAAATAATAGGGATATTGAGAAAATAATTCTTTAGGTGGTATATTGCCTGTAATTACAAATTGAACCTGTTGATGCAGATTTGGATATGTCTCTAATAGGTTTTGAATTTGAGGTAAAGTATCTTGCCAAGGAGTTTTTAGGTCAATTAGAAGTTTCAGTGGCCGTCCTTTTCCCTCAACCCAAAGTTTTGAGAGTGGTTTTATATATAAGGTTTCTAGTGTTCTATCATTCTGTATTTCTGAGGCATCGTGGGCAACCATAAGATTATTGCCGTCCCAATGTACATCTACTTCTATTAACCCAAATCCTAAGGTGAAACTTTCTATTAGAGGGGAGGTCTGCAAGTAATCATTGTGAGAAAATCCGTTTTCTAAGCTGTATTTTTCATAATTTTGAGAGAAAAATAGCTTCACTGAAAATAGCAGTCCGAAGACTGCTACTTGTTTTAGTATATTTTTCATTACCAACCTTCGTTTTGAGTAATAATACCGTTACTATTTAATACTTCTCGCCTTGGTACAGCCCATACATTATGGATGGCAGGATTGAAGTTTCTAGCCTCCCACACTTGGTTTCCGCTCCAGCCATGCAGTGGTTTAGCATATACGGCTTGCGCGTCTCCCCATCTTACTAAATCTCTATGGCGATCGCTCCATTCGCCTGCTAGTTCATTTCGTCTTTCTCTTTTTAAATCGGTCATTGTATTTCCAGATTTAGGGGATAAGCCTGCTCTTACACGAATCATATTAATTTCGGTATCTGCGTTTTTTCCCTGCATTAGTTTGGCTTCTGCTGCAATCAAGATAACTTCAGCGTAGCGCATCAAAGGAATATTTAAGTTAGTAGCTGGAAAATCTCCGTTTTGGCTAACAATACTTGGATTATTTTTAATATCTACTTTGAAAGCATCCATATATTTATTGAATTGCATTTCTGTAGGACTGTTTACTGTAGAATACACTCTTTCTTTATTATTAAAAATGAATTTGTCGCCTGGTTTTAAAATAGTAGCTTCTCTTCTTTTATCTCCTTCTTCGTAGCTATCGTATAGTTCTTTAGTAGGGGTGAAATATCCCCATCCGTTATATTCTCCCCAACCTCTGTTTTCTAACATTACTCCTGCTAATATAGACCCCCAACCTGTAAACTCTGGAGTTGTATTGGCACTCCATATATATTCTGAACCAAAGTTGTTTTCTGCTTTAAATACATCTCTAAAATTAGCCATTAGTTGCCTATTCCCCTCTTTCATTACCTTAGTTGCCCAGATTTCTGCATTGGCATAGTCTTTTTTGAATAGGTACACTTTGGATAATAATGCCCAAGCTGCCACTTTATGTGGTCTTCCTTTCTCACTTGCAGAAAGTTCGTTGAGCCAAGGTAACATTTCTCCAGCCTTTTTAAGGTCTTCTATAATCATATCATAGTTTACATTTACATTTGTTGCTCTTGGGATAGGCTCTTTAGCAATGCTTCCATCTCTAGGAAGAATAGGGACGCCTGCTTTCTCATTACCATAGTTGGAGGCTAATTCAAAGTACATTCTGCTAGACATAAATAGAGCTTCACCTTTGTATTTGTTTTTTACTTTTTCTGAGGCTGAGGTTTGGTCGGCATAGTGTAGGACATCATTAGCTCGTGCTATTGTCCAATACCTTACAAACCATTGGTTTTCTAAGGAGCCTCCAAGGTATGAGCTGTTAAAGTTTTTGGCGTTGTCAGCCTCTGCTCTTGTACGCCCTGTAACCATATCATCAGATGCATTTATGAACCAAAAAAGTCCGCGTCCATAAAATTCTCCACTCATTAACTGGCGGTACATTGCGTTAGAACCTGTCATTAGGTCATATTCTGTTTTCCAAAAATTCTGCAAATTTGGAGAGCCTTCTTGTTCAATATCAAGTTCTCTACTACAAGATTGAAGGCTGAAAGCAAGTATAAGAGATAGGGCTAGTATTTTCAGAGTTTTCATAATATATCTTTTAATTATAATTATAGACTAATGTTTACACCTAGAATGATATTTTTGGCTATAGGGTAGCGTCCCTGATCAATTCCCAAGAAATCCATTCCTACTTCGGGATCAAATCCTGTATATTTTGTAAACGTTAAAAGGTTGGTGCCAGAGGCATAGATTCTTAATTTTTTGATACCAGCAGAAGTTAGAGCAGGTGATTGTACATTATAACCAATACTAAAATTTCTCAAACGCAAGAAAGAGCCATCTTCTACATAAAAATCCGAAACATTAGAGTAGTTTCCATTAGGGTCTCTTGCTACGACACGAGGAATGTTGGTTGCGGTATTGTTTGGAGACCATGCGTTGAGGATGTCTCTGTCTAAATTATAGTTTTGGCCAGCTCCTACTGGGTTCATAGTAACAAATTTTAGAGCATTAAAGATTTTGTTTCCGTGTACTCCTTGGAAAAATGCTGATAAATCCCAATTGTCATATTCTAGATTTATGGTAAAAGCATAAGTTAATTTAGGAAAAGGATTACCTAGGTTTACATAGTCATCTTTAGGATTGAGTGCTCCAGTAGAACTATTGGCTTTTAAAAATTTTAAATCACCAGGTTTTGCATTAGGTTGTAATAAGTTTCCGTTGGAATCTATATGGGCTTTTACTTCTGCATCTGACTGGAAAATACCTCCTGTCTTATATCCGTAGTAAGAATACATAGATTGCCCAACAACATTTCTTACAGGGTAGAGTGATCTACGCATATTGGCATTCATTTGCATTTCGGTAGACTCTCCCATTGATAATATCTCATTCTTTAGAGTTGCAAAATTCGCATTGATGTTATAGCGGAAACGATTGCTAGTTCTATTTCTAAAATTAACTCCAACTTCAAATCCAGTATCTAGAAATGTTCCCACATTCTCATATATTTCTGTATATCCAGAAGTACTAGGTAGCGGTTTTGCCATAATTTGGTCTAGAGACTTTTTGTGAAAATAATCTACGGTCATCGTAAAGCGGTCACGCGATATCCCAATATCTATCCCTAAAGTATTTTGTTGGCTTTTTCCCCATTTTAAATTAGGATTTCCAAGAATACTAGCATAATAAGCCATGTTTTGTGTAGGATTCTCTCCAAAAATAATGTTTTCAAATCTGGTAAATAGGGGATAGATGGCGTTAACATTATTTTGTAGTCCACCTAAATTTCCTGTCAGACCGTGGCTGTATCTCAGTTTTAATGTGCTAAAATGAGACCCAGTCATAAAGTTTTCCTGTGCGATATTCCATGCTCCTGAAATTGCATAGTAGTTTTCAAATCTATTTTGTTTTGGAAGTAGTGAGGTGCCATCTTTTCTACCTATCAATGATAAAATATAACGAGAATGATAGTCATAGTTTAATCTTACCATTGCAGAGGTTAATGCCCTTTTCTCCAAGAAACTTTCTGTAATTTTTGTTCCTGTTCCGTTTTGTAGATACATAAATGATGGTGTTTCTTGCGGAAAATTCTCTATAGAAGCCCCAAAGCCTTCTCCTGAATCTTTTTGGAAGGAATATAAACCAGTTAAGCTAATATTATGTTTGCCAAAACTTCTATCATAAGTTAAAATTTGTTCGGAGAGTAATGTTTTTAAATAATTGGTTCTATATCCAACACCATTTCTAAAATCAGGTTTTCCAATTTCTGGTCTTTGAACTTTAACATCTTTATTATTGATAAAAGATTGATTTAGTGATAAATTAGATCTAAATTTTAAATGAGGATTTATTTTTATCTCTAGATAAGGATTAATTAATAGTGTGTGTACTGGTCTTCTAAAGTTAATACGCTCTAATTCTGCAACTGGGTTTACGGTGTCTCCGTAATCTCCAGCAAAATCTAAAGGAAGTCCGCTATAGTTACCATTCTTATCTCTAACAGTAACGCTTGGGGTATAATACATAGCCGCTAAAATAGCTCCAGTGTAGCCATCATTTGTGTTTGCACCATTTCCTGCCAAACTAGTGTAACTAAGATTTTGTCCCAGCTTAAACCAAGGTTTTAATTGATGGTCTGTATTCAGCCTAAAGTTGTAACGGTCTAAGCCAGTATTTAATAAGGTACCTTCTTGCTTACGATAATTAAAGCTCATAAAGGCATTAGTTTTTTCTCCTCCACTGCTTAAATCAACGTTGTAATCTTGAATAGAACCTGTTCTAAAGATTTCTTCTATCCAATCTGTTCTAGTGATTCGACCGTCTGGATTTGTGGTGGGATCAAATGCTCTAGGAACTGCAAGTCCTGCATTTTGGTATGCTTTAGTCATTATGTCTTGGAATTCAGCAGCATTCAAAGCCTTCTTTTTTCGCCAAGCTTGTTGGAAACCTTGTTTTACATCAAAATTGATATTGAGCTGCCCTTTTTTACCTTTCTTGGTGGTAATAAAGATAACCCCTCCAGATGCTCTAGCTCCATAAACTGCCGCCGTAGCATCTTTTACCACATTCATAGATTCTATATCATTTGGGTTTATAAAAGGGGCTTTTTCAAATAACACGCCATCAATAACATAAAGTGGTTCTTCTCCATTAACACCCCCTAGACCACGAATCGTAACTTTTGGGATTGAAGTAGGATCTCCTCCTTCGCCAGTAACCATAACTCCAGCTGTTTTTCCTTGTAGTACGTCTGCTACACTCGCTACTGAGCGGTCTGCAATATTGTCTAAATTAGTTTTAGCTACGGAACCTGAAGTCTTTTTAAATTCTTTTCTACCGTATCCAATATTCACCAATGTTACTTCCTCTATCACTTTAGTTTTTACACTATCTTGATGAGATTGTGCTAAAGCAAGAGATGGAAATGTAGCTAATCCTAATAGGTAGCAAATTGCTGTAGTTTTCTTTCTAAACATAGTTAAAAATTTTGGCTCAAAATTAGAACCATCATTTTAAATAAATGTTTCAAAAATGTTAACTATAAATTAACATTTTCCAAAGGCCATATTGTGATAACTATAAGTTATATTGTCTTTAGTCGTGAAATAATTCTGGATTTAGCTCTCCACGAATTGTTTCTATTGAAAGGGATAATTCTTTTCCCATAGTGCCTTGGAAATAGAGAAGGTTAATAGGGTGGTAACCCTTTTCTAGGACTAATT
Coding sequences within:
- a CDS encoding DEAD/DEAH box helicase family protein, with the translated sequence MNTNFAFLKNEFKDLYEHSKSAEQNTFTQPRFCLISCRITLEKAMHWLYDNDEDLHLPYQKNLAALMYADDFKNIVKPSMFRELVYIQKIGNRAAHGEKVTAMEALQGLKNLFRFLSWVSKYYSQEDPEIPPFEERYIPYDTPRETEAQVIQDLENKSRAVLEKEEALIRERQLLEQERKDLRKEREAYLKLMTERKQERTETYQNVEAVPELTSEKETRRLLIDLMLKEAGWGNLQKGINTEYPVEGMPASTNPSGKGFVDYVLWDDNGKPLAVIEAKKASYDAANGKHQASLYADALERKFGQRPLIFYTNGYEVYFWDDTFYTPRRVYGFFNKKELQTLIKRRKERSDIRQFQINQNIAGRPYQLQAIQRVAETLVGEHRGNLRGKSRKALLVMATGSGKTRTSAAMVDMFTKCNWAKRILFLADRNALVTQAKNAFKEHLPHLSAIDLTQDKDDGTARVVFSTYPTMMNRIDQITSNGERQFSIGHFDVIIIDEAHRSVYQKYQAIFDYFDAILIGLTATPKKDIDRNTYQLFEIEDDNPTFAYELDTAVKEGFLVPPKALSVPVKYVREGIKYKELNEKDKAEIETLFGLDSEENEDFEISKNKINSSLFNTDTVDKVLSYLMEKGLKVESGDKLGKTIIFAKNHNHAVFIEERFNKMYPEYGGTFLRVIDNYEDKAQNLLENFCFDKGEEKDPQIAVSVDMMDTGVDAPRVLNLVFFKEVKSFAKFWQMIGRGTRKCPDIFGKDQDKEFFLIFDICGNFEYFDEFPDGYQPSQTQSLQSRLFDIQLDIVFHLQQQSEKTLSALALEQEYLQQLQAKVQQLDEQRFEVRKHWEMVRKYKEASAWVQLSRSALLELYGISHLVSYTEDKDEMAKKFDLLLFNLNLALVTSDKKQKNYIANVMNFGQLLGKKLNIPIVKQREGIIKDIQTDAFWHSVDLATVEQIRTELREVVKVLRDEDKEKPIYTTIEDELNVNEVREMDLLENYTSLQSYKDRVEHFIRKNKHHLVIDKLYKNIPITPSELKSLEDFLVHQKFNLSDIEKEYETKSLGLFIRKVLGLDIQAANAHFARFIQEENLTADQMLFVEKIIHYLNKNGILDKQMLTKPPFNDQYDNGILGVFEEKTQVMKIIGLVDEISKNAGVA
- a CDS encoding endonuclease/exonuclease/phosphatase family protein; this encodes MKTIITNLFLAWVLLFSSFYSSQNLKLMTFNIRYDNPDDGLNVWRNRILNTKNLLEFYIPDIIGFQEVLPNQYLDLKTILPSYNSYSLGRDSENQGEACPLFFNKNRFELLDSGTFWLSPTPNKISKAWGANLNRICSWVMLKDNISKSTLKIYNLHFDHESELSRKNSLALIQEYINKDREQNIYTLVMGDFNTTFSNQELLQQVLPPLAEASTLAKKTLLNNGTFQAFGKKVGQSPRIDYIFVPKDTEVLQYQILSNQFYGQYPYDHFPVLTEIYITKLRRNIE
- a CDS encoding alkaline phosphatase, producing MKNILKQVAVFGLLFSVKLFFSQNYEKYSLENGFSHNDYLQTSPLIESFTLGFGLIEVDVHWDGNNLMVAHDASEIQNDRTLETLYIKPLSKLWVEGKGRPLKLLIDLKTPWQDTLPQIQNLLETYPNLHQQVQFVITGNIPPKELFSQYPYYLMFDGRIGERYSQNELAKIAIISDDFKKYTQWNGKGYPKAREKQTILETIDKVHSLGKPIRFWGSPDEINAWHTLMVYNVDYISTDQPKALAEVLERLAKSSYTSKVSHQPYQPKYKNFDKKKAKNILLFIPDGVSLPQLYAAYTANGNNLNIFKMPYSGVVNTSSADSFITDSAPGSTAFSSGVKTNNAYVGVDKKGNPLELLPDILDKYGKVSAVVTTAEVTDATPADFYAHTTNRNDHTKIISFFPTSKLKYLAGSPFSGWSEEIENHLKNQGIKIAKSLDCDLSHSKKTLILDQTAEKMKLDKRNNWLQQAYSLFLNKLNKNKQGFFFLIEASQTDVGGHWRDLPYAVSELQEMDNIVGSALKFADENEETLVVVVGDHETGGLTLLGGNPKQNKIFGQFATMDHTALPTIVFAYGPGAEQFTGFMDNTDVFYKILKALNMQHENNHH
- a CDS encoding RagB/SusD family nutrient uptake outer membrane protein, whose translation is MKTLKILALSLILAFSLQSCSRELDIEQEGSPNLQNFWKTEYDLMTGSNAMYRQLMSGEFYGRGLFWFINASDDMVTGRTRAEADNAKNFNSSYLGGSLENQWFVRYWTIARANDVLHYADQTSASEKVKNKYKGEALFMSSRMYFELASNYGNEKAGVPILPRDGSIAKEPIPRATNVNVNYDMIIEDLKKAGEMLPWLNELSASEKGRPHKVAAWALLSKVYLFKKDYANAEIWATKVMKEGNRQLMANFRDVFKAENNFGSEYIWSANTTPEFTGWGSILAGVMLENRGWGEYNGWGYFTPTKELYDSYEEGDKRREATILKPGDKFIFNNKERVYSTVNSPTEMQFNKYMDAFKVDIKNNPSIVSQNGDFPATNLNIPLMRYAEVILIAAEAKLMQGKNADTEINMIRVRAGLSPKSGNTMTDLKRERRNELAGEWSDRHRDLVRWGDAQAVYAKPLHGWSGNQVWEARNFNPAIHNVWAVPRREVLNSNGIITQNEGW
- a CDS encoding SusC/RagA family TonB-linked outer membrane protein: MFRKKTTAICYLLGLATFPSLALAQSHQDSVKTKVIEEVTLVNIGYGRKEFKKTSGSVAKTNLDNIADRSVASVADVLQGKTAGVMVTGEGGDPTSIPKVTIRGLGGVNGEEPLYVIDGVLFEKAPFINPNDIESMNVVKDATAAVYGARASGGVIFITTKKGKKGQLNINFDVKQGFQQAWRKKKALNAAEFQDIMTKAYQNAGLAVPRAFDPTTNPDGRITRTDWIEEIFRTGSIQDYNVDLSSGGEKTNAFMSFNYRKQEGTLLNTGLDRYNFRLNTDHQLKPWFKLGQNLSYTSLAGNGANTNDGYTGAILAAMYYTPSVTVRDKNGNYSGLPLDFAGDYGDTVNPVAELERINFRRPVHTLLINPYLEIKINPHLKFRSNLSLNQSFINNKDVKVQRPEIGKPDFRNGVGYRTNYLKTLLSEQILTYDRSFGKHNISLTGLYSFQKDSGEGFGASIENFPQETPSFMYLQNGTGTKITESFLEKRALTSAMVRLNYDYHSRYILSLIGRKDGTSLLPKQNRFENYYAISGAWNIAQENFMTGSHFSTLKLRYSHGLTGNLGGLQNNVNAIYPLFTRFENIIFGENPTQNMAYYASILGNPNLKWGKSQQNTLGIDIGISRDRFTMTVDYFHKKSLDQIMAKPLPSTSGYTEIYENVGTFLDTGFEVGVNFRNRTSNRFRYNINANFATLKNEILSMGESTEMQMNANMRRSLYPVRNVVGQSMYSYYGYKTGGIFQSDAEVKAHIDSNGNLLQPNAKPGDLKFLKANSSTGALNPKDDYVNLGNPFPKLTYAFTINLEYDNWDLSAFFQGVHGNKIFNALKFVTMNPVGAGQNYNLDRDILNAWSPNNTATNIPRVVARDPNGNYSNVSDFYVEDGSFLRLRNFSIGYNVQSPALTSAGIKKLRIYASGTNLLTFTKYTGFDPEVGMDFLGIDQGRYPIAKNIILGVNISL